Within the Eleginops maclovinus isolate JMC-PN-2008 ecotype Puerto Natales chromosome 5, JC_Emac_rtc_rv5, whole genome shotgun sequence genome, the region gaagagagaaggagTTATAATGAGGAGAGGACAGACCCTGATAATGCTCCCCAATACCACCATATGCCTCCTTCCTGGGCCAAGGGGCCTGACTCTCTATCTGACCCTCCAGTCCTGCCTGCTGCTGGTTCCTCACCTGGATGTTAGGCCACACTGTGGCTACAGGGGGTCCATTGTGCCTGGTATCAGAAGATGGAGAAATGTCCCCTCCATCGTTGCAACAAGAGGGCCCTTTAAAGCGGAGCTTGTGAGGGAGGCTCCTCAAACCCTCGTGTGAGTCTTGTCTGTTTACATACTGATGCTTGTTGACCTCCAGGGGAAAGGTGTGGGAGTCGTAGCCTTGCTGCTCCTTCACCACCTCCCTCGGAGAAGGCCCAAGATGCTCATTTGGAGATTCATCAAAAAACACAGGGCTGCCCATGTTTGAGCTACATGAGGTCGAGACATTGGACTCCTCAGATACACTTTGATGTGACAAAGGCCCAGCTCCTCTCTGTGCATAGATGGGACCCTGATGTGGGGGCTGAGAAAGgacgtggtgtgtgtgtttcgggtATGAGGATCCATCTGTGTGAGGCTGGTAGCGATTTGTTGCACTGGGTGTTGGGTGAGAATGGAGTGGTGCAGACAATGGTAGGATTGAGACATCAGATGGGTCCTTGACCAGGCCAAAGCGAAACTTCAGAGCCAACACCTCAGCCCTCAGATGGGCGTTCTCCTCAAGCAGGCCCAGCACTCGCCTCTCCAGCACCATGTCATTGGTTCGCCGCTTCTCTCTGGACCTCTTGGCAgcctcattgttttttttcctcttgtccCAATAACCGTCATCTTTCTTATCATCAGAGATGAACTCTCGTTTGCGGCGTGCACTGTTGACGTTGTCTTCATCGCAGCTACTGCCTGCTCTTGCTTCTGTGTTGGCAAGGCTCTCTTTGTGTTGGAAGGGAAATGTGTGACCAAGGAGGGTTTGGGCCAACTGGCCTCCCCTGGAGGTGAGGATGGAAACAGCCTCTTCAGTGAAGGATGCAGCCCTTGCTCGAGGCCTTGACTCTGGTCCCTCTACAGCCAGCAGTGAGGGTGCTGACAGTGCTTGAGCAACACCTCCCACAGTCTGACCCGTCATGTTCCAACACTGATTTCACACCTGAAGGAGCGATGAGGTGGTCGAGGACCTTTCTGGGGTGGTTCGGGGTAAAGTGTGCTATAATggcaccatctggtggtgacaaaatacacacacatagagggGTGACCATTTGTTTACAAGGTTGCAAAACACAAAATCGACATGATACTTGTTTTGGATGACActtgaatataataaaaaataacttagTTAAATATAacttatattaaataaataataacaagcAATACAGTGGGATACTGctacataaatacaaattcataacgaaatggaaataaatgttgaatgtcACTTTATCCACATTACATAAGTGTCATACAATTAGCATATTTTATCGATCAAATTACTATACAAACAGATTGTATTGCGAGAATAAGAAAACACATGTGATGGACAAATGTGACATTGGCTGTGATTATTCATTTAGCTTGTAAATTTCGCTTTAGATTATGGTTAAGAGTATTTTTggattcattattaaaaatggtttttttttaccctaTTACCTTGAGAATGTATTTACAGTTAGTGTTATCACTTCCAATCTTTCAGTTAAACCCTAAATGGATCACTGATCGGTGCTACgttgtttattgtttacctTTATAATAAATCccatataaaatattaaactgcTATTTCACCCGATGAGAtgataaattaaacaaatgatgcagaaactttctttaaaaaccaaataaacacatctCGGGATACGTAAAGAGATCTTACTTACAAATCAAACAGCTTCTGAAGCCTTTGATGAATCTCCTCTGTCAGGTTTAGGAGACATGTGGAGCAGCACAGGTCTCTGGATGTTTCTCCTCCTTAAAAAGCTCTGTGCAGTTTCTTCCCCCACTCATCGGTTCAGCTGGGGTCGGATCGTCGGATCCTCACCCTGGCTGACccgacctcctcctcctcctccccgtcCTAACAGGAAGCCCGCTGAGTGAAACCAGCGGAGACATGcagaacaaacaacaacaaaccggAGAGC harbors:
- the LOC134864004 gene encoding nuclear factor interleukin-3-regulated protein-like isoform X1, producing MTGQTVGGVAQALSAPSLLAVEGPESRPRARAASFTEEAVSILTSRGGQLAQTLLGHTFPFQHKESLANTEARAGSSCDEDNVNSARRKREFISDDKKDDGYWDKRKKNNEAAKRSREKRRTNDMVLERRVLGLLEENAHLRAEVLALKFRFGLVKDPSDVSILPLSAPLHSHPTPSATNRYQPHTDGSSYPKHTHHVLSQPPHQGPIYAQRGAGPLSHQSVSEESNVSTSCSSNMGSPVFFDESPNEHLGPSPREVVKEQQGYDSHTFPLEVNKHQYVNRQDSHEGLRSLPHKLRFKGPSCCNDGGDISPSSDTRHNGPPVATVWPNIQVRNQQQAGLEGQIESQAPWPRKEAYGGIGEHYQGLSSPHYNSFSLQSTRHTKHSTEDFSLRSQISCLSQEVAQLKMLFSQQLLSKIA
- the LOC134864004 gene encoding uncharacterized protein LOC134864004 isoform X2 → MTGQTVGGVAQALSAPSLLAVEGPESRPRARAASFTEEAVSILTSRGGQLAQTLLGHTFPFQHKESLANTEARAGSSCDEDNVNSARRKREFISDDKKDDGYWDKRKKNNEAAKRSREKRRTNDMVLERRVLGLLEENAHLRAEVLALKFRFGLVKDPSDVSILPLSAPLHSHPTPSATNRYQPHTDGSSYPKHTHHVLSQPPHQGPIYAQRGAGPLSHQSVSEESNVSTSCSSNMGSPVFFDESPNEHLGPSPREVVKEQQGYDSHTFPLEVNKHQYVNRQDSHEGLRSLPHKLRFKGPSCCNDGGDISPSSDTRHNGPPVATVWPNIQSTRHTKHSTEDFSLRSQISCLSQEVAQLKMLFSQQLLSKIA